In the genome of Sebastes umbrosus isolate fSebUmb1 chromosome 14, fSebUmb1.pri, whole genome shotgun sequence, one region contains:
- the LOC119501840 gene encoding serine/threonine-protein kinase/endoribonuclease IRE1-like: MDWTSSSRALLLWSFLLLLCCCELKHKGFCSASTVSLPESLLFVSTLDGNLHAVSKKSGSIKWTLKEDPVLQVPTHVAEPAFLPDPNDGSLYSLGGKNKEGLTKLPFTIPELVQASPCRSSDGVLYMGKKQDLWYVVDLLTGEKQQTLTSSFAEMLCPSSSLLYLGRTEYTITMYDTKSRELRWNATYSDYASSLPDDDTKYKMAHFVSNGDGLVVTVDSESGDVQWVQNYNSPVVAMYIWQREALRKVPHTNVAVETLRYLTFMSGEVGRITQWKYPFPKENKPKNKFMATLYVGKYSTSLYASPSLVHDGVTVVPRGSTFPMLEGPDSQETEEDKECVITPSTSVKFNAALRERNRILFMRNYLLLIGHHETPPEAHTKILEKFPDSFPRNQGNVIPPTTDKKVEEKVNDSGMDDGPPSPPPETSIQEPGTSGRSVRPEAPVDSMLKDMATIIFSTFLLAGWVAFVITYPKSVHKQQQLQHQEFQRQMEEKLELLQRQQPFPPADVGLGLAPDSDYLEVARTRSECSDHSSPNVTPRASNHSNLSVSELGSSANEHEDGEEDSNIVRVGNITFRPKEVLGHGAEGTIVYKGQFDNRAVAVKRILPECFSFADREVQLLRESDEHPNVIRYFCTERDRQFQYIAIELCAASLQEYVERKDFYRRGLEPVMVLQQTMSGLAHLHSLNIVHRDLKPHNILVSMPNAHGRVRAMISDFGLCKKLAVGRHSFSRRSGVPGTEGWIAPEILSEDCKDNPTCSVDIFSAGCVFYYVVSQGSHPFGKSLQRQANILLGTYSLDHLLTDKHEDIVARDLIEQMMSMEPHRRPSAESVLKHPFFWSLEKELQFFQDVSDRIEKEALDGPIVRQLERGGRAVVKGDWREQITVPLQTDLRKFRSYKGGSVRDLMRAMRNKKHHYRELPAEVQETLGSIPDDFVSYFTSRFPHLLMHTYLAMRTCASERPFLPYYSTAEQLAKTQAQCTHPGPQRQNKPCAQTHASQPQEHTPSSQVPHTSPAESVPSTSPDEPASPHLPVQTVQPAPSSQTDSHSQTVNPTFASESPTDPLGQRESSQSETPPDPPTLEHEPV; this comes from the exons ggGTTTTGCAGCGCCAGCACAGTTTCCCTCCCTGAAAGCCTGCTCTTTGTGTCCACCCTGGATGGAAACCTGCACGCTGTTAGCAAGAAATCCGGCTCTATCAAATGGACTCTGAAAGAAG ATCCAGTTCTTCAGGTCCCCACACACGTGGCAGA ACCGGCCTTTCTGCCTGACCCCAATGATGGCAGCCTGTACTCTCTGGGAGGGAAGAACAAAGAAGGCCTCACA AAATTACCGTTCACTATCCCTGAGTTGGTCCAAGCGTCTCCCTGTCGCAGCTCTGATGGCGTCCTTTACATGG GTAAGAAGCAGGACTTGTGGTATGTGGTGGACCTGTTGACTGGTGAGAAGCAGCAGACTCTGACTTCCTCCTTCGCTGAGATGCTGTGTCCCTCTTCATCTCTTCTCTATCTGGGACGcacag AGTACACCATCACCATGTACGACACCAAGAGCAGAGAGCTGCGCTGGAATGCCACCTATTCTGACTACGCCTCTTCCCTTCCTGATGATGACACTAAATACA AGATGGCTCATTTTGTGTCCAACGGCGACGGCCTCGTGGTGACTGTGGACAGCGAGTCCGGGGACGTTCAGTGGGTGCAGAACTACAACTCTCCGGTGGTGGCCATGTACATCTGGCAGCGCGAGGCCCTCCGCAAAGTTCCCCACACCAATGTGGCCGTGGAAACCCTGCGTTACCTCACTTTCATGTCTGGAGAGGTTGGCCGCATCACACAGTGGAAATACCCATTTCCCAAAGAGAATAAGCCCAAGAACAAGTTCAT GGCCACTTTGTACGTGGGTAAATACTCCACCAGTCTGTATGCCTCTCCCTCCCTGGTGCACGATGGAGTCACTGTGGTG CCTCGTGGCAGCACCTTCCCCATGCTGGAGGGTCCCGACAGCCAGGAGACTGAAGAGGACAAGGAGTGCGTCATCACACCCAGCACCAGCGTCAAGTTCAACGCTGCGCTCCGGGAGCGAAACCGCATCCTCTTCATGAGGAACTACCTGCTCCTCATAG GTCATCATGAGACGCCCCCTGAAGCTCACACCAAGATCCTGGAGAAGTTCCCCGACAGCTTCCCTCGCAATCAAGGCAATGTCATCCCACCAACTACTGACAAGAAGGttgaggag AAGGTGAATGATAGTGGTATGGATGATGGGCCCCCTTCTCCTCCGCCTGAAACATCCATCCAGGAACCTGGGACCAGTGGTCGTAGTGTGCGTCCAGAAGCCCCGGTGGACTCTATGCTCAAAGACATGGCCACCATCATCTTCTCCACTTTCCTCCTGGCTGGCTGGGTGGCCTTTGTGATTACCTACCCCAAA AGTGTtcacaagcagcagcagctgcagcaccaGGAGTTCcagagacagatggaggagaAGTTGGAGCTGCTCCAGAGACAGCAGCCGTTCCCCCCTGCAGACGTGGGCCTGGGTTTGGCCCCGGACAGCGACTATCTGGAGGTGGCTCGCACTCGCTCCGAATGCTCCGACCACAGCAGCCCCAACGTCACCCCCCGCGCCTCCAACCACTCCAACCTGTCTGTGTCTGAGCTGGGGAGCTCGGCCAATGAGCACGAAGATGGAG AGGAGGACTCCAATATTGTCAGAGTGGGCAACATAACTTTCCGCCCCAAAGAGGTCTTGGGTCACGGTGCTGAGGGCACCATCGTGTACAA GGGTCAGTTTGACAACCGAGCAGTGGCAGTGAAGAGAATTCTCCCAGAGTGCTTCAGCTTCGCAGACCGGGAAGTCCAGCTGCTGAGGGAGTCGGACGAGCACCCGAATGTCATCCGATACTTCTGCACCGAGAGGGATCGTCAGTTCCAGTACATCGCCATCGAGCTGTGTGCCGCCTCACTTCAGGAG TATGTGGAGAGGAAGGATTTTTACCGTCGTGGACTCGAGCCAGTTATGGTTCTCCAGCAGACCATGTCAGGACTGGCCCATCTGCACTCTCTCAACATAG TCCACAGAGACCTGAAGCCCCACAACATCCTGGTGTCCATGCCCAACGCCCACGGTCGGGTCCGGGCCATGATCTCAGACTTTGGCTTGTGTAAGAAGCTGGCAGTGGGCCGCCACAGTTTCAGTAGAAGGTCTGGGGTGCCGGGCACTGAGGGCTGGATCGCCCCCGAGATCCTCAGTGAGGACTGCAAAGACAACCCG ACCTGCTCTGTGGATATCTTCTCTGCTGGCTGCGTGTTTTACTACGTGGTGTCTCAGGGGAGCCACCCTTTTGGCAAATCTCTGCAGAGGCAGGCAAACATCCTACTGGGCACATACAGCCTGGACCATCTGCTAACCGACAAACATG AGGACATTGTAGCCAGAGATCTTATAGAGCAGATGATGAGCATGGAGCCCCACAGGAGGCCTTCAGCTGAGAGCGTTCTCAAACACCCGTTCTTCTGGAGTCTGGAGAAGGAGCTGCAGTTCTTTCAG GATGTGAGCGACAGAATAGAAAAGGAAGCGCTGGACGGACCAATCGTGAGACagctggagagaggagggagggctgTTGTCAAGGGTGACTGGAGAGAGCAAATCACAGTGCCACTGCAGACGG ATCTGCGGAAATTTCGCTCCTATAAGGGCGGGTCTGTCAGAGACCTGATGCGTGCAATGAGAAACAAG AAACATCATTACCGAGAGTTGCCTGCCGAGGTCCAGGAGACTCTGGGCTCCATCCCCGATGACTTTGTCTCCTACTTCACCTCCCGCTTCCCCCACCTGCTAATGCACACATACCTGGCCATGCGGACCTGCGCATCGGAGAGGCCATTCCTGCCTTACTACTCCACCGCAGAGCAGCTTGCAAAAACACAGGCCCAGTGCACGCACCCCGGGCCACAAAGACAGAACAAGCCATGCGCTCAAACACACGCATCACAACCCCAGGAACACACACCTTCTTCACAGGTCCCTCACACATCACCTGCTGAATCGGTGCCCTCCACATCACCAGATGAGCCTGCATCTCCACATTTGCCAGTTCAGACTGTGCAGCCGGCGCCGTCCTCACAGACTGACTCGCACAGTCAAACAGTGAACCCCACGTTTGCCTCAGAATCCCCTACGGATCCTCTCGGGCAAAGAGAATCCAGTCAGTCTGAGACTCCGCCAGATCCTCCTACACTGGAGCATGAGCCAGTGTGA